A window of Callospermophilus lateralis isolate mCalLat2 chromosome 13, mCalLat2.hap1, whole genome shotgun sequence contains these coding sequences:
- the LOC143379309 gene encoding phytanoyl-CoA dioxygenase, peroxisomal-like isoform X2, which translates to MEQQRAAARLRIVLGHLGRPSAGAVVASPTSGPIAPASFHPQQFQYTLDNNVLSLEQRKFYEENGFLVIKNLVSDADIQRFRVEFEKICRQESKPVGLMILKYVECFTGPNIMAMHTMLINKPPDTGKKTSRHPLHQDLHYFPFRPSNRIVCAWTAMEHIDRNNGCLVVLPGTHKLPLKPHDYPQWEGGVNTMYHGIQDYDKDHARVHLVMEKGDTVFFHPLLIHGSGRNQTQGFRKAISCHFASADCHYIDVKGTIQENIEKEVLGIADRLYGTESGLNFKDIWIFRGRLVKGERITL; encoded by the exons ATGGAGCAGCAGCGCGCCGCCGCTCGCCTGCGGATTGTTCTGGGGCACCTCGGCCGCCCTTCGGCCGGGGCCGTG GTAGCTTCCCCCACTTCAGGGCCTATTGCCCCTGCCAGTTTCCATCCTCAGCAATTCCA gtatactttggataataatgtgctAAGCCTGGAACAGAGAAAATTTTATGAAGAAAATGGATTTCTTGTTATTAAAAATCTAGTATCTGATGCTGATATTCAACGCTTTAG GGTTGAATTTGAAAAGATCTGCAGACAGGAGTCGAAACCAGTAGGACTGATG attctgaagTATGTGGAATGCTTCACTGGACCCAATATCATGGCGATGCACACAATGCTGATAAACAAACCTCCAGATACTG GCAAGAAGACTTCCCGGCACCCTTTGCACCAGGATCTGCACTATTTCCCCTTCAGGCCCAGCAATCGCATTGTGTGTGCTTGGACCGCCATGGAACACATTGACCGGAACAATGGCTGTCTGGTTGTCCTCCCAGGCACCCACAAACTTCCCCTGAAGCCGCATGACTACCCCCAGTGGGAG GGTGGAGTTAACACCATGTACCATGGGATCCAGGACTATGACAAAGACCATGCCCGAGTGCACCTCGTAATGGAGAAGGGAGACACCGTTTTCTTTCACCCTTTGCTCATCCATGGATCTGGTCGGAACCAAACTCAAGGATTCCGGAAA GCAATTTCCTGCCATTTCGCCAGCGCTGATTGCCACTACATTGACGTGAAGGGCACCATTCAAGAAAATATCGAGAAAGAAGTTTTGGGAATAGCAGACAGATTGTATGGAACTGAAAGTGGCTTAAACTTTAAG GATATTTGGATATTTCGAGGCCGACTTGTGAAAGGAGAAAGAATCACCCTTTGA
- the LOC143379309 gene encoding phytanoyl-CoA dioxygenase, peroxisomal-like isoform X1: protein MEQQRAAARLRIVLGHLGRPSAGAVVASPTSGPIAPASFHPQQFQYTLDNNVLSLEQRKFYEENGFLVIKNLVSDADIQRFRVEFEKICRQESKPVGLMVMRDVSIAKSEYSPSEKTISKIQDFQEDKELFRFCTLPEILKYVECFTGPNIMAMHTMLINKPPDTGKKTSRHPLHQDLHYFPFRPSNRIVCAWTAMEHIDRNNGCLVVLPGTHKLPLKPHDYPQWEGGVNTMYHGIQDYDKDHARVHLVMEKGDTVFFHPLLIHGSGRNQTQGFRKAISCHFASADCHYIDVKGTIQENIEKEVLGIADRLYGTESGLNFKDIWIFRGRLVKGERITL from the exons ATGGAGCAGCAGCGCGCCGCCGCTCGCCTGCGGATTGTTCTGGGGCACCTCGGCCGCCCTTCGGCCGGGGCCGTG GTAGCTTCCCCCACTTCAGGGCCTATTGCCCCTGCCAGTTTCCATCCTCAGCAATTCCA gtatactttggataataatgtgctAAGCCTGGAACAGAGAAAATTTTATGAAGAAAATGGATTTCTTGTTATTAAAAATCTAGTATCTGATGCTGATATTCAACGCTTTAG GGTTGAATTTGAAAAGATCTGCAGACAGGAGTCGAAACCAGTAGGACTGATGGTAATGAGAGATGTGTCCATTGCGAAATCAGAATATAGTCCAAGTGAGAAAACAATCTCGAAGATCCAAGATTTTCAGGAAGATAAGGAGCTCTTTAGATTCTGCACTCTCCCAGAG attctgaagTATGTGGAATGCTTCACTGGACCCAATATCATGGCGATGCACACAATGCTGATAAACAAACCTCCAGATACTG GCAAGAAGACTTCCCGGCACCCTTTGCACCAGGATCTGCACTATTTCCCCTTCAGGCCCAGCAATCGCATTGTGTGTGCTTGGACCGCCATGGAACACATTGACCGGAACAATGGCTGTCTGGTTGTCCTCCCAGGCACCCACAAACTTCCCCTGAAGCCGCATGACTACCCCCAGTGGGAG GGTGGAGTTAACACCATGTACCATGGGATCCAGGACTATGACAAAGACCATGCCCGAGTGCACCTCGTAATGGAGAAGGGAGACACCGTTTTCTTTCACCCTTTGCTCATCCATGGATCTGGTCGGAACCAAACTCAAGGATTCCGGAAA GCAATTTCCTGCCATTTCGCCAGCGCTGATTGCCACTACATTGACGTGAAGGGCACCATTCAAGAAAATATCGAGAAAGAAGTTTTGGGAATAGCAGACAGATTGTATGGAACTGAAAGTGGCTTAAACTTTAAG GATATTTGGATATTTCGAGGCCGACTTGTGAAAGGAGAAAGAATCACCCTTTGA